TAAATCCTGTGTAGGTGGCAAAGGTCCAAGAGAAGTGGCCCTGCACCCACAGAAGAGcaaaagggaaactgaggtcgATCTAGGAGAAAGGGCCTGAGCACCCTGGGTTTCCGGGGGTGCAGGAGAGCTCCTGATGGGACAAGAACAGGCTAGAAGCAGGCCATGTGATGGGGCTGGCCGTCAGAATGTGGAGGAGACTGGAACTGGATACGGAGATATGCGTGTGGGCAGCAAATTCTGGACCCTGCGCTGATGACTAAAAACAGCTGTGATAGGAAACCCTGGCTGGATTCCTCTCCCTCCGTGCCCCCGTGCCCACACCCTGGCTCTCTCGAGCACAGGTGCCAgccggaggaggaagagggaaaaccCGAGTTGACTAAAGACTTGCTAGTGGGACAGAGTCCAAGCTGAATTGGCAAGACAGGGTATTCTACCATTAGGTACGATGGCACCGCGAGAGGGCAATGAAGTTCGGTTACTGAAAATTAGTGGCAGAAGATTTGCTCCCCTGGGGCTGTGGTTTATGAAATCCATGCCCATGACAGCAAACAAGAGCCAGGGTGAAGACAGGGTGAGCTGGGGAAAGACGAAAAGACAGTTTGGGAAAGACCACGAGCACCAGGAGatgggatggtgggggaggggtgaattCCACTGTTTGCCTGGTGTCATCCTGGGTGGCACCTCAAAACCAGGTGCAGGCCCCTCAGTCACACAGGCACGCGCACCTACACCCTTAGCATCCGGCAATCACAGCTCCCAACCCAAAGGAATTATCTGATGGTTGCAATCTGTACTCTCCTCCTAAGCAAAGTATCCCACAAAGTTCAAGGTGGATGGTGTGTAAGATCACTTTATTTCCCAGGGCAAAGGTTATGTGACACCCACTGGACCCCGCGTGAAGCATTAGAAGCCGACTATGCATATGTTCAGCACAGGTTGCAGGAGCTGTCCCTCCTCTAGAAGTGCCGCTTTGTGTCGTGGCTAATGGTAACTGTGCGACGTGCGGGGAATGACCCTGGACGCCACAACGGGGTGAGCTGTTCTGCCCAAACTCTCCTCTTTTAGCCAGGGAGGGCCTTTTACAGAAAGCCTTGTAGTTTTCACGATGAGACGACTATGCGTTAGAGCTTTGGCCCCAAATCACCACCAAACTTGAACCGTTTTGGGTCAACAGCCCTGTGAAACCTGGCAGAAGAAAAGTATATGTATCGTGAAACCGTCTAAACCCCCCGGTGGCTATTTCCACACAGTCGTGGCGACGAAGCGCATTCTTCTGGATTAGTAACGAAAGCTCAGAAAGCAGAGAAGAGCCGCGTGGGCTTCGGCTGGCTGGCTCTCCCCTCAGGAGCCCTCCGCATCACCTCCCGGTAGGAGGGGCTTTTCACATCTTGGAGAGCCTGAGGTCGTAGGTGACCATGTTGAAGTTGTCCCAGGCAAAGAGCTTCTTCTCCAGGGGATTGTAGTCCACCATGCTGCTGTACTTGTAGCGGTTCTTGAAGGGGACGGTCAGGGCCCTGCTGCGCCCTGTGCCCGTGTCGTACGCAAAGTTGATGGTGGCATCGGGTGACGAGTAGCTGCTGACGGTGTACAAGTGGCCGCAGATGATGAAGGCATTGGCCACTGACTGCTTTCGGATGTTAGTCTCCCAGGTTTGTTCAAGTTCCAGACTCTCCGGGTTCAGTTTGGAGAGGACGATGGCGCCTTTGGCCTCCTGGGTGCTGTAGATGACCCAGAGGCCCGTCTCGTCCACAGCCAGGTCAATGTCCGTGTAGCCGCCCCAAGAATAGGGGAACTGCCCGTGGTAGCCCGCCCCGGGGATTTCCTTCTCAGCCTTCACTGTCTCGGTGTTGAGCTCATATCTGATCACGGTTCTGGACTCGGCCTCCTGGAAGTAGAGGCTCCCCCGGTACACCACGGCCCCCGTGCTTTCCAGCGGCCTGGGCAGCACGTGAACCTTGGAAGGGTAGCCCTGCAGGAACTGGCTGCTGAGGTCGTACTCGAACACCTGGCGGATGTCCGTGCCCACGGTGTCGATTCGCCACGTGGTCTCCTGGGTGTAGGGGTAGGCGGGCTTCGGGTCTCTCATCCACACGCCGTACTTGCCCGTGATTGTCTCAGCTCTTCTCAGGGTGAGCGGCTCCCCTACCCAAACCAGTTCTCCGCATCCTGGTGAATGAAAGGCAAACCGACGCGTAAAACGCCTTTCCACCACCTTTCCACCACGTGGAAGTGGTAAAAGCCAGAAGGCCGGAGACAGAGCATCTGGGTTTGAACTCAGGCtctgccagggcacctgggtggctctgccaggTAGGCATCCGACTTtcgatttcgcctcaggtcatgatctcacggttttgtgagttcgagccccaggtcgggatctgcgctgacatcatggagcctgcttgggatattctctctctctctctctctctctctctctctctctctctctctctctctctctctctcctctctctctctctctctctctctctctctctgcctctctccggctcgcactctctctttctcagaaataaataataaattaaaaactttaaagtcAGGCTCTGCTATccgctggctgtgtgactttcaaGTCCCTCAGCCCCCTCAACCTCggctttctcatttgtaaagggGTATAGTGTTTTGGGTAGTAGAGACGTTGTAAACTTTAAATGCAATTATACGTGTTAGGTGCTTGGTATAGAGTAAATGCCCAGTAAATATTATGTGCTCAGTATGTCGTATGGATTGAACTTCTACTCGCTGTCAGTTGTAAAGATGAAGGCTGTACCGAGGGCTTCAAACTGTGTTTCTAATATTTGATTAAACCCGGGTGGGAACTCACGGGTATTCATCATACTACTGTTTATGACTTTCCTGTCTAATTtgcttcattttgaaaaatgaaacaaggggttcctgggtggctcagtcggttaagcgtctgacttcagtccaggtcatgatctcacagttcgtgagttcgaccccgcatcaggctctgtgctgacagctcagatcctggatcctgcttcggattctgtatctccctttctctctgctcctcccctgctcacgctttctctctctccttcaaaaataaacaaacatccccccccccaaatttttttaattaaaaaaaaaaaatcaagtccttATCATAAACTCTATAAAATGAAGTTCTTCAAGCCCTAACCAATGGACCACATAGTTTAGGCACcatttaaatacaataaaacctgaacataattttttaaatgtagtgaaGAAATGGTTGAAAACTTAGATTCAGTGGAAATAAATGCAACGGATCTCTGTGCTTTTCTCAGTGTCCTTCTAGAAAATGGGAAGTCTCTGCTGCTCATGTCTCAGGGAACCCTACTCTGGGTATTTCAAAACTTCCCACCACCATACATGCTCTTCTGCCTGGAATAATTGTCCATGACACGGATAGTCACAGTTTCTGAAAACCACAGTGTTCGCCTTAAAGTCAGGCTTTCAGGGAACACTTGGGAGAGGGGCAATACCTCAGGACCCAAAGTTCAGAAAAGATACCTTTAGTAACAGagccagtcggttaagcggttaagcatccagcttcagctcaggtcatgatctcatggctcacgagttcgagccccgcagcgggctctgtgctgacagctcggagcctggagcctgcttgggattctgtgtctccctatctctctctgctcctcccccgctcatgttctgtctgtctctctctcaaaaataaacattaaaaaaaattctttttaaataaaataattctatgtGGCAATCAAGTGGGTGAAATAAACCTATCTCTCCTCTTCccaccacccctcacccctccctaaGCCTCCACCCTCTGCAGCCCAGCTGAGCCCACCACCCCCCACGTGGGTGATGAGATGTAAGGCTTTGCTAGGGAAAGGCAGACGCCTGCCAGCATGCCCTGGAAAGCTGGCAGAGAGGggctcttcctctcccccctccctcctctctgccaggGCTCACTGAtgacctgccctccccccaaagTGGGCTGACCAACTCTGAGCACAGAGCTAGTCACGGATCAAGACCACGTGTGtacaaaagggaagaaatttaattttataccaGGGTCTCCCTCTTCACTCCTGGGATGGCCAGATGGACTCTCCTTCAGGATTCGGGAAGCAGGAACCTCAGTTAACTCTGACTTCAGTTCCTGGAAGTTGATGGTCTCCACGTTCCATTTAGAAActatattaaaagaaagagacaaactcGTACTATGAGGAAGAATGGCCCAATGACTATGTTGAGGATGGTATTTAAATAGGCTTCCAGAGATAAGATGatgtttgagatttgttttaagataatagatacaggggcgcctgggtggctcagtcggttaagcgtccgacttcagctcaggtcacgatcttgcggtccgcgagttcgagccctgcgtcgggctctgggctgatggctcagagcctggagcctgtttccgattctgtgtttccctctctctctgcccctcccccgttcatgctgtgtctctctctgtctcaaaaataaataaaaacgttaaaaaaaaattaaaaaaaaaaaaagataatagatacataggggtgcctggctagctcagtcagagggcctgtgactcttgatccggggtcatgagtttgagccccatgctgggtgtaaagattaattaaataaataaaactttaaaaagagataacaagggacgcttgggtggctcagtcagttatgtatcccactcttgatttcggctcaggtcatgaccctagccggggtcatgggatcaagccccgagtcggctccacactgaacatggaggctgcttaagattctctctccctctggggcacccgggtggctcagtcggttgagcgtccgacttcagctcaggtcatgatctcacagttcatgagatggagcccgacctcaggctctgtgctgacagctcagagcctggaggctgcttccgattctgtgtctccccctctctctgcccctcccctgctcacactctctctctcacaaacaaacattaaacaaaaaaaaagactcatcgGACAGCTGTCAGAACTGGGGTTCATGTTCTCTCTACTGTTATGAATGTGTGGAAGATTTCCATGATAAAAAGCTCACAAATAATACATTGCATAGCgacatgcctagcacagagtaggGTATTCAAAATAAAGTAAGCTCGTGCCCATTAAAATAATTCCCACTAGCAGGTCTAATTTATTAGCAGGTGAAGTGTGATTCCGGGATATTCAGAAGGCCCTTAGCATTTTCTGGGATGCCTGAAATTCAACAATTAACAACTCCCTGCATGACATAAGGTTCTTCCTGGTCATGATGCAAATGTTCCTATAAGAAGTAATACATTCAGCTCTACATGGTCGATTGAAATATGCTGTCAGAACCCTTTCTGAGACCAGTTTTGGACCAGGAGAAAGTGTGCAGGGCTCCTATAGGAATttgtgggcgggggcgggggttgtgcatagagaagggaaggggtgtgtgtgggagACACTGGTGAGACCTAAAGTTACCACACCGTGTCACACACTGGTACTCTGGGTTAGGGTCAGTGTTATACAGGAGTCCCTGCGGGACAAAAAAGCAGCAGCCACCGCAGGTACGTCTGGTGAGGCCAGCAGATCAGTAGCTGATTGCTGATGAAAAGACACTGATCCTAAGGGGAAGGCACTGATCCCAAGTGGGAAGGCACACCCACACCCTAAGGCCCACAGGGGGAAGCGCCAGGGGTCACTCAGGAGGGAGGGGAACATGGGCAGGAGCCTTTACTGTTTTTTCCTGAGGGAAGGAATGAGCCAGGCCAGGTAAACAGGTTTAGGATTGGCTGGTGTGAATAATTTCAGCAGGCCTGGGGCATAGGGGCTGTCCCTGGTTGTCTGGTACCGGGCTCGGAGGAGATGAGGGCAGGCGGACGGTGCCCTTGACTGTGATCACTGATAGAGGCCGGGTGGGGCACAGACGCTGGGTGGGTGGGCTTGTGCGTGAGAAGCGAGCTGGCAGGTGGGTCAAATGCTGTCTCTAGGAATTGGCTAATCTTCGAGGCCCAGACGTCAGAGCATCAGAATAAAATGCTCAGAATAGTGGCCTGTTCTCTTGCTGGCCATCTCAGTCAGTTCTCGGCCCCCGGGGTGACCGCCCCACTCGGGGCTCCCATGCCACTGGCCCCGAGGGCAGTCAGTGTGGTGACTGGGGCTGGGCTCCTGCATAGCGGAGAAGGTCAGGCAGACATTCTGTCTTCTGTCACTTGTTAGCTCAAGTTGCCTTTCAGGCACAGATTACAATGGAATGCTTAACCCTTCTGGCTCTGCCACATTTCATCAGTCTTCAGCCACATATTCTTCAGTGAACGACAGTACCAGAAGGCGGTGAGGAACACTTCCTATCCAGCCTAGAAGCTCtcaggcttggggcgcctggggagctcggtcggttgggcatccgactcttgatttcggctcaggtcatgatctcatggtttgtgagttccagcctctcatcgggctccgtgctgacagctcagagcctgtttgggattctctctctccctctctctttgcccctccccaactcaggcGCATGCACAtgcataataaaaaaacaaactttaaaaaaaaaagctctcaggCTTGTGAGCGGCTGTGTAGCTGAGCCGTGGCCCCCCTCCGGCTGCCGCCTGCCCTGCTCTCTGCAGGCCTGTGACTGTCCTGAGGGCCTGCATCCTCCTGCTTGGGTGTCCCCCGGTCCAGAGTGGGCTGTGTGAGCACTTGAGAGCCTTCAGCCAAAATGTGTGGCCAACTGAGGGCATCCTAGCTATGCAGCCCAAACTCCAGGGGCGAGTGGGGACACCCCCAAGGACATGGCAGGTCTTCAGTGTCCCCAGTCTCGGGGAGCTGCCCACCCATCTAAATAGCCAGCCCCTCCGGGACACCTACACTGCAAGGTTGTGCCGGTTGTGGAGATACAGGGTGAATGAGATACACTTGTCCATGGCCTTGAGGAATTCATGGGCTGGCTGAGGAGTCACATGGGTTCACTCCACGCTGCTTTGGGAACAAGGTCCCCTTGGACGATACAAATGTCTCCACGAGCGTCCTAGGAAATGAATTTGGTTCCCTGaatctccttctgtctgcctgaAGATCTACAGAGGTGAAGAATCTCCTCTGCTCTTTACTCCCAGCTTGCCTTGACAGGGCAGAGGCTGATTCACTAGCTCACGGGTATTTTTCCCAGACCAACTTGGGGACTGTCACCAGCCACTCCTTCCTGTCCAGGGCTGGTGACCCCCACACTTGAGCCAGGGAATTGGTGCTGCCTGTGGGCAACATGGCAGAGGGGTGGGGTGTCTGAGGTTCCCTGCTCTTCTGTGCCGCCAGGAGGAGGTAAGAGTGAGGGACCTCTTCCTCTTCGAGGGAAGAGCAGAGCAGTTCGTAACTATTCCTGCTTCCTGGAGCACAGGCCTCCCTGCTCTCCGTCTGCCTCTCCCGCCCCCACGCCTGCTCTCTTAGGCCTAAAACACAGCGAGGGAGCCTTGACCCCTGGCTATggggagcaccccccccccccccattcccctcaccccctgcccctgccgtGCCTGGCTGACCTCTCAGGCTGAGTAGAGGCAACTTCTCAAAATCAGCAAACTCCCTGAGGTGAGCTGTTTGCTTTTCCTCTGTACCTTTCCTTGGACCATCACGGACCATTCCTCAGAACAATTCCAAActtcttttgtttccattcatTCTCAGAACACCGGAGCGAGTGTAGGCAGTGTGAGGTGAGAGACAAATACTGCAGTGGCAGCTGTACAAAACTTCTAGAGAGTTCCCTTGCCCCAACGCAGGTCCCCACCTTTCGGCTCCAGGACCCACGGTTGCCATACTAGGGCCACTGTGAGCCACATGGCCCCTGTGCCGGCCCTTTCCTCTGTGCATCTGGTGCACAGTGCCTTATCCTGTGAACGTGACCGGGGTGATCACGGGGCGTAGCGACTTACTGAGAAATAGACACAGGCcgagaaaaggaaagggacacATCTGCAGAtcaatgagaagaaaattaagagaaaggcCCTCTTTACCCACAGAGGGGAGAAAGTGGGGGAAACAAACCCGAACAGGCATTCTCCCAGGAGACTTGCCCCAAGACAGCTGACATACTGGCCCCGAAATACTGAAAACAGATGCTTTGGGGAAAGGGATGATTAACAGGTATTTATAGCTCTTTCCACCTTTTGAAGCAGTTtcatataaattctttatgtgaTCTGATACTttcacagcttaaaaaaaaaaaatggaagaaggctTTAGGGCTGCAGTCCGCACCTCATGTAATTATTGCCACCACTTATTACGTGCCTCCTGTGAGCCAGGGACTGTGCTAGGAGCTCGCTGTCATTGCCTCTCTTCCACATAACAGTCCTGATGCGGACGATATTCTCTTCGTTTTGcaggaaaggaaactgaggcactgggaggttaagtaacttgcccgaggCCATACAGCTGGTTAGTGGTGGGactaggatttgaacccgggtCTGTCAAGGCCATGGCAATTGTGAACCTTTCCTCCCTGCGGTGGGGAGGTTGGTCGGTTATAAATTGATGGCCCCTCGGTGCCAAATGCACACTTCCATATATGCTTTCTGAAAAACGAGGCATTTCTCCTTTCAAGTGAGCACGATGTCAGGCTTCCTCAGTAGAGGGCGCTGGGGGGAGATTGTGGAAGGAAGTTGGCGGGGTGTGGAGGGAGGCTGGGTTGGCCGTGTGAGGATGAGGACATCTGGTGGAGTCCTGCCCCAGCCAAGACTCGGTTCCTCTGCGACCCTGCAGCCTCGGCCCGACCATGACCTTTCCACAGCCCTGTCAACACGGAACCCAGAGTCCCTGCAGAGGCCCCCCGTGCTCTGCCGGCCTCCTCTACAGGCCCCCAGCCGGCTCCGCAGCCGTCCCTGACCCCACTGTCCCACACCACGGTCACCCTCCGGAGCCGGCCATTCGGCTCCAGCCTGGACAAAGTGGCCAGCTTCTCTGCTATCCGATGGGCTGGCCCTCACCTTCCTCTGTGAGGCCTGACCCGGTCCAAGTTTGTCCTTCCTCTGGGACCTTCCCTCAGCCCGAGGGTGCCAGGTAGAGCTTACTTATTCAGCTCATATTGTGCTTTCATTCTACCTGATTCTTTCTATTAAGAGGCCCTGGTGGGGATGCCTAGATGACGCAGCCAGTTAAACGTTGGGCTtttgctcatgtcatgatctcatggctcatgggttcgagccctgcatcgggctctgtgctgacagctcagagcccggagcctgctttggattctgtgtctccttctctctctgcccctccccctcacactctgtctctctctatcaaaaataaacattaaaaaaaaaaaaaaaagaggccctggggcgcctgggggtgctcagttggttaagcatctgactcttgatttcagctcagggcatgatctcacggcggTGAGTTTCAGTTGCCAGTCGGGTTCCCAGCTgagctgagcatggggcctgcttgggcttctctccctccttctgcccctcccccactaattctctctgtctctctctctgtctctctctctcaagcatataaaaataaatacataaaaattaaaaaataaaataaaaactaaaaggccaTGACGTAACCCGCAGTGTGGAGTCTATGCCCTGACTGGATGCAGACCCGTACCTGAGGCTTTTCCAGCAGCTTCAGACAAGCTGCTCAGAACTGTGGGGAGTGACTCACTCCTGGACCCGAGCTCAGATCCCAGCGGGTGGCACACACAGCTCCCAGGTGGCACACACTAGGAAGCCCAGGCTTCTGGCTGGCTGCCAAAGAAGAGGTGGTCCCGGTGTGTGGCTGCTGCTGAGTTCCTTTCCTGGTCCCACCGAGGGCCTCACAGCTCTGCGCAGAGggcccttttcttcctctgtccccattccctcccccccccccctgtctctctgccccatccccacgcctctcctccctctttgccGGAACCACACCTCACTTGCTTTCTTAGCAGTAAACGAGAACCATAGTGAAGCATTAAGTCATGGAATGGCTACCAGAACGACAGCAAGGCCCTTTCTCGGTTGGCAGGTGGGATGGTAGGCTGACAAGTCAGCTGGCTGCTTCCTGCTTGTTTCAGCCAGGAGCATCTGGCAATGGTGAGCTCCCAGGGCAGAGCCGTCTGGCATGAGGACTGAGGCCTGTGGGAGAGgatgcatgggggggggggggggggggggcgggcagggcaaAGGCTGGGAAGCAGCTGTGTGAAGGAGCCGGGACTGGGACTGGGCCCGAGTCGTAGCTTCCTAGTTCGGGCTTGCCACGtccctgctgtgtgactttgggcaagttactcgacctctctgagcctcagtattcTTAGTTGAAACTATAAACGAAATGTCCTCGATAAAAATGTGTCAAAATCAAAATTTCTCTGGAATGTTGAAAAATCGCTCATATTTCCTTCCGTACgtggggagaaaacaaaaagaggttaTGAGAATATTAAGGACTGTATCATATCCAATAGCTAAAAAATTTTTagggcttttatttgtttgtttctcttaagATTCAGTCCTTCCGTGGTTGAAAAGTTCATGCCTATTGCAAAATTCTGGAAACTTTCTGCATGCTCTGCCCTTTGTCCCTTACCTCCGCTTTGCAGACACATTCTAGGGAGCTTAAGCCAGAAACTCCCAGGAAAGCGAAGATTAGCCAGCAGACTAATGTCCCGGGTGTTACGCCAACACGTACTGTCTCTGGGATCAGTGTGCATGCCAAAATATTATGTACGGGTAAACGTTATAATCATTAAACGGCGTTTTAAAACAGTAGGGCAGCAGGAGCACAAGAAGCCCTTCGTCACAACGCGTTTACTGCGCTCAGCGTGCTGCCTGCTTCTGCCCGCTACCTCTCATCTGCGTGGTCACCCCCACAGGGGATTGCTATCTGCAGCCCTTGCCTTGAACACCTCTGGTGCTGCTCCTCCACGTCCTGCCCACCTTTTCCCAGCCATTGCCGTGGCAGCCTGTCATGTGCAGGTGTCATTCGCCGGGACCTGGCTTCCGCTGTCCCGCCCCAGCTTCTCTGACTCCACAAGAGCCAGTCTGGTGCCCACATCTGTGCATCATGGGAGCGGGATCCACGAATGAATGCTCCCTCCCTCggctacattctttttttctttgtttaaaatgtttattcatttttgagagagagcacaagtgggaagggaaagagagagacggggagagagagaatcccaacctaAGCAGGAGTTTCACTGCccgcacggagcccgacgcagggcttgaactcacgaactgggagatcgtgacctgagctgaagtcggacactcaactgactgaaccacccaggtgccctcattctACACAGCTCCCCGGCAGGGCTTGGTGGGGTCAAGACTCCACCACCCACTGTGGGGACCCACTGGGGAATGCCCCCTCCCTCCTTATGTGCTCGCTTTCCTTCTCTGACTCAGTCTCCCCTGCCCCTGATTCCTGAACTCCCTGGGATTAGACCCACGTAAATCACTGCATaaaagcccccaccccaggcttctcTCTGGGAAGTACAGACTGAAGCAGACACAAAGTAAAGGGAAAAGTGGGCTTCTCTTGGGACACTGCTAACTGACTCTGAGAGATCTTGTGGTaatctgtgtttttctcttgggGCTTATTTAATAGGTTTCCAGACACTTTGCTGCAAAATTATTACGACAAAGTTGTATATATACTATCTcaactctctctcacacacacacatgaacaagGGGTTTCTGTGATTCTAAGAAGATCTTTTTTCTATGTAACAATTACACCATAAAGACAGCGGTGGTGACAGTCTGAATGGCAGACGAAGAAAAAGTCCACCTTCTGTGGCCTCCCTGGGCTGGGCTCCCACAGCCTCCCCTGCCCTCGCCCTCAGTTCTTGCCGCCCCTGCATCGAGCACAGCCACACTTAACCCCCAGCTGCCCAGAAAGCCCTTTCTTTACCCTCAGATTTAAGACCTCGAAGCCTATCTTTGGTTCCAAACATTTCTTTCCCTGATGTTTAAATGCACACTTCCTGTTTTTTGCCATTAGGTTCTATAAACCAGGGGTCACCTCAGGGTCCCCGAAGGGCCGCTGGACCTCAGGAAGGGGAGGAACTGAATTTGAGTTTTGGCTCTGCCTTTAGCTGGCTAGGTGGCCGTGGAccagctctgggcctcagtttccacatctgcacAAATGAGCCAGTGGATCAGATGCTTTCCAGGCCACCTTTGCAGCTTTACGTTCTTGTGCTAATGTAATTTCCTGCTCATGAAAAAAAAGCCCAAGGCTAAAAAGAGTTTCCAAGCTTGGAGTTCACTCTAATGGGCTGTTGTCCTTATTTCAAAAGTAGAGTAGctggaaagaacaaaaagaaatgtaaaatcagAGAACACATCTCATAAATTCCCCAAGGCTTGTTAAATGACCACAGGACAATAAAAGGCTGTTTATTTGCCTctgtttccacacacacacacacacacacacacacacacacacacgggtttTTGTTGAGAATGTGACTCCATTCATTGAACAGTCTGAAATAAGTAATCTTCATAATGTTCCTATTAATACTAATTCTTTTATTTGTGCTCAAAGACTCGAGTTCAGCAAGTTTTAGTGCAACCACTGATCACCGAGCAACCCGGGGCCCTTCgggcctcattttcttttgttgtaaaaTTTAGCATCAAATCTCTTCCAACTACAGCAATACGGGgtctttaaaaatcctttccaggggcgcctgggtggcgcagtcggttaagcgtccgacttcagccaggtcacgatctcacggtccgtgagttcgagccccgcgtcaggctctgggctgatggctcggagcctggagcctgtttccgattctgtgtctccctctctctctgcccctcccctgttcatgctctgtctctctctgtcccaaaaataaataaaaaacgttgaaaaaaaattttttttaaaaaataaaaaaataaaataaaaatcctttccaCCTTAGAGTTATTTCGTGAGCCCCACAAACATCCTTCATGGTAGACAATCTCATTAGCAGGTAAGGGGTAAGAAGTCAAGGTCCAGAGGGtaaagaacttgcccaaggtcacatacaGGTTTTGATGTTTGTCAGTCTCGCTTATTTGCAGACTTTGCCTTTTATGTAGAAAacctttttagaaaataatttcccattGTTTTATTCTGATGATCTCCAAGCCTttggaaaagttgaaagaatagtacAATAAGTCCCCCCCTCCTCACCACGTGCCATTCACAGAGAGTCACCAGTTGTGAAAACTTTGGTGcatttttttacctttctttctgtCACTCTTTCCATATTTACAGTCTTTGCTGAACCACCTGAAAGGAAATTGCAACCATTCTGACACCTTCCCCCTAAGGACTTGAGTATGTACGCTCGGAAGATACTCTCCCTAACCACCACACCATCTGTCGCCCAAGCAACTGAGCAGTCATCAATAGCATGACCGTAGAAGCAGCCGATATTCAAATATCATCAGTGATTCCAAGCCTGTCCCttgtacctttttttcccctggatgTAGGAGTCAGTCCAGAGCCAGGCACTGCATTTGGCCACCACATCTCTCTAGCCTCCTTCAATATAGA
Above is a window of Neofelis nebulosa isolate mNeoNeb1 chromosome 15, mNeoNeb1.pri, whole genome shotgun sequence DNA encoding:
- the MYOC gene encoding myocilin; this translates as MPATQLLLLACLVWGLGARTAQLRKANDRSGRCQYTFSVASPNESSCPEQGQAMSAIQDLQRDSSAQRADLESTKARLSSLEGLVHQLTLDEAAGPSATQEGLQRELGALRREREQLESQNRELEASYSNLLRDKSALEEEKRRLREENEDLARRLDSSSQEVARLRRGQCPQARGTPQDVPSGSREVSKWNVETINFQELKSELTEVPASRILKESPSGHPRSEEGDPGCGELVWVGEPLTLRRAETITGKYGVWMRDPKPAYPYTQETTWRIDTVGTDIRQVFEYDLSSQFLQGYPSKVHVLPRPLESTGAVVYRGSLYFQEAESRTVIRYELNTETVKAEKEIPGAGYHGQFPYSWGGYTDIDLAVDETGLWVIYSTQEAKGAIVLSKLNPESLELEQTWETNIRKQSVANAFIICGHLYTVSSYSSPDATINFAYDTGTGRSRALTVPFKNRYKYSSMVDYNPLEKKLFAWDNFNMVTYDLRLSKM